The Deltaproteobacteria bacterium genome contains a region encoding:
- a CDS encoding acetyl-CoA C-acetyltransferase yields MGEIVIANAVRTAIGKFGGALKVLSDIELGPIPIREVISRTGLSGEDIQETIYASGYRTGDLPINSARVVAVKAGIPLETPQFTISKACGGSLKSVTLACQVISAGDAEIILAGGMESMSNAAYLLKGARWGYRLGHGQLQDQLILFDPLSGDTMGETAENVAEEFDISREDQDAFALQSQQRAEAAIKGGRFKEQIVPVPIPRKNGDFVNFDTDEHPRFGTTAQALAKLKPAFREGGSVTAGNSSGMNDGAAALVIMTRERAHSLGIEPLARIRAYYSVGVEPSLMGIGPIPATRGALDKAGMTVGDIDLIELNEAFASQSLACIRELGLDQNKVNVNGGAIALGHPVSASGGVILIKLLYEMKARDLTTGLATMCVGGGQGIALIVERK; encoded by the coding sequence CATTGAATTGGGACCCATTCCCATCAGAGAGGTGATTTCGCGAACCGGGCTCTCGGGTGAGGACATCCAGGAGACCATTTACGCCTCGGGTTACCGTACAGGCGATCTGCCGATCAACTCCGCTCGGGTCGTCGCAGTCAAGGCCGGGATCCCTCTGGAAACGCCTCAATTCACCATCTCGAAAGCATGCGGAGGCAGCCTCAAGTCCGTCACGTTGGCGTGCCAGGTGATCTCGGCGGGAGATGCGGAGATCATTCTTGCCGGCGGCATGGAGTCCATGAGCAATGCGGCGTATCTTCTCAAAGGGGCCCGCTGGGGCTATCGCTTAGGTCATGGTCAGCTCCAGGATCAACTCATCCTCTTCGATCCCCTGAGTGGAGACACCATGGGGGAAACGGCTGAAAACGTGGCCGAGGAATTCGATATCAGCCGAGAAGATCAGGACGCGTTCGCACTCCAGAGTCAGCAGCGTGCAGAGGCCGCTATCAAAGGAGGCCGGTTTAAAGAACAGATCGTGCCGGTGCCGATCCCTCGGAAGAACGGCGATTTCGTCAATTTCGATACGGATGAGCATCCCCGATTCGGCACGACCGCCCAAGCCTTGGCCAAGCTAAAGCCCGCATTCCGAGAGGGGGGAAGCGTCACGGCGGGTAATTCGAGCGGCATGAACGACGGCGCGGCCGCCCTGGTGATCATGACGCGGGAAAGGGCCCACAGCTTGGGCATAGAGCCTCTGGCCCGCATCCGGGCCTACTATTCGGTCGGTGTCGAACCATCCCTCATGGGCATCGGACCCATTCCGGCAACGAGAGGCGCCTTGGACAAGGCGGGTATGACCGTGGGGGACATCGATCTCATAGAATTGAACGAAGCCTTCGCGTCGCAGTCTTTGGCTTGTATCCGCGAACTAGGCTTGGATCAGAACAAGGTCAATGTGAACGGCGGAGCCATTGCCTTGGGTCACCCCGTGTCCGCCAGCGGGGGCGTGATCCTTATCAAATTGCTTTACGAAATGAAGGCCCGGGACTTGACTACCGGGCTGGCCACCATGTGTGTCGGCGGCGGGCAGGGCATCGCCCTTATCGTCGAACGAAAATAG